From one Lycium ferocissimum isolate CSIRO_LF1 chromosome 7, AGI_CSIRO_Lferr_CH_V1, whole genome shotgun sequence genomic stretch:
- the LOC132062388 gene encoding NAC domain-containing protein 72-like → MESDEQSQAHLKASSGSTQNPKIQELDKQKQVNDEKGLVVVKPNYNITTNGKRVYVDDRFVFPPGYRFCPHDEELIIHYLKKKVMNEPLPHDKIKEVNLYKHSPKELSENYSMLGEREWYFFTPRDRKYPNGDRPNRAAGTGYWKATGADKPIKHNNVKVGFRKALVFYEGKPPKGDKTNWIMHEFRVNESRRLKTHASDMRLDDWVLCRIYKKVDKSFKGVRKLEEHEQEDASRSCSSVGKVENGDYEGTIDSCGELARQHFELPHQYDITLDDPNFIMDYNKYSPDCFSHYGARSSNYGMHLQPSFSPGNMFWDHKGLYQETNNFLPVHFDFNNFYQDPYESMGEIQSHNFLNLNGVLDENSSINKD, encoded by the exons ATGGAGTCTGATGAGCAAAGCCAGGCGCATCTCAAGGCCAGCTCGGGGAGTactcaaaacccaaaaattcaagaactagataaacaaaaacaagttaatgatgaaaAGGGTTTGGTAGTAGTAAAACCAAATTACAATATCACCACAAATGGAAAAAGAGTTTATGTGGATGATAGATTTGTTTTCCCACCAGGTTATCGTTTTTGTCCACATGATGAAGAACTTATTATTCACTACCTCAAGAAGAAAGTAATGAATGAACCATTACCCCATGACAAAATCAAGGAGGTTAATCTTTATAAGCATAGTCCTAAGGAGCTTTCag AGAACTATTCAATGCTTGGAGAAAGGGAATGGTACTTTTTCACTCCAAGGGATCGAAAATATCCGAATGGTGATAGGCCAAACCGCGCAGCTGGAACAGGCTATTGGAAGGCGACTGGAGCTGACAAACCTATAAAGCACAACAATGTTAAAGTTGGATTTCGAAAGGCTTTGGTTTTTTACGAAGGTAAACCTCCCAAAGGCGATAAAACAAATTGGATCATGCACGAATTTAGAGTGAATGAATCGCGCAGGCTCAAAACTCATGCATCTGACATGAGG CTCGACGATTGGGTTCTATGTAGGATTTATAAGAAAGTTGACAAGTCATTCAAAGGTGTCCGGAAGCTGGAGGAGCACGAGCAAGAAGATGCTAGCAGAAGCTGTTCTTCAGTAGGTAAAGTGGAGAATGGCGACTATGAAGGGACTATCGATTCATGTGGAGAACTTGCTAGACAACATTTCGAGCTACCTCATCAGTATGATATCACTCTTGATGATCCTAACTTTATCATGGACTATAACAAGTATAGTCCAGATTGTTTTTCTCATTATGGAGCAAGATCATCAAACTATGGAATGCACCTTCAACCATCATTTTCTCCTGGAAACATGTTTTGGGATCACAAAGGATTATATCAAGAAACCAACAACTTTTTGCCTGTGCATTTCGACTTCAACAACTTCTATCAGGATCCTTATGAAAGCATGGGTGAAATTCAATCTCACAATTTTCTTAATCTtaatggtgttcttgatgaGAACTCATCGATCAATAAGGATTGA